A window of the Sporosarcina sp. FSL K6-2383 genome harbors these coding sequences:
- the hemW gene encoding radical SAM family heme chaperone HemW, which translates to MMRGMYIHIPFCHQICHYCDFNKVFFKNQPVDAYIESIGQELAIMREQGISFKELETVFLGGGTPTSLSEQQLDRLLAIIHEYVDVRALKEFSTEANPDELTYGKLTVLKNGGVDRLSIGVQSFDADLLTRIGRTHGPDDAARVVGEARKAGFDNISIDLIYGLPDQTIKQWRDTLNQAAALELPHYSGYSLIVEPKTVFYNLMNKGKLPLPGEDIETEMFTMLIEEMEKQGRMRYEISNFAVPGRESIHNLIYWENDGYAGVGAGAHGYIEGIRYSNIGPLTKYMDKIALGERPVQQTHVVTAVEAMEEEMFLGLRKSNGVSISLFHEKFGKSLEEVYGEALQLLMADGLVERLDDVVKLTQRGVYRGNDVFQQFLK; encoded by the coding sequence ATCATGAGAGGTATGTATATTCACATCCCATTTTGTCATCAGATTTGTCACTATTGTGATTTCAATAAAGTGTTTTTCAAAAATCAGCCCGTGGATGCGTACATCGAATCGATTGGGCAAGAGCTGGCGATTATGCGGGAACAGGGTATTTCATTTAAAGAGCTGGAAACAGTCTTTTTAGGTGGAGGGACCCCAACATCGCTTTCTGAACAGCAACTGGATCGACTACTGGCGATTATTCACGAATATGTCGATGTACGTGCATTAAAGGAGTTTTCAACGGAAGCAAATCCGGATGAGCTGACATATGGCAAGTTGACCGTGCTGAAAAATGGCGGTGTTGACAGGTTGAGTATTGGTGTCCAATCCTTTGATGCAGACTTGTTGACACGAATTGGTAGAACGCATGGCCCGGACGATGCGGCACGTGTTGTAGGAGAGGCTCGCAAGGCGGGCTTCGATAATATTAGCATCGACTTGATTTATGGTTTGCCAGATCAGACGATCAAGCAATGGCGGGATACACTCAATCAAGCGGCTGCTCTCGAGTTGCCTCATTACTCAGGATACTCACTTATTGTAGAGCCGAAAACGGTCTTTTATAATTTAATGAATAAAGGCAAATTGCCCCTACCTGGCGAGGATATTGAAACGGAAATGTTCACGATGCTTATTGAGGAGATGGAGAAGCAGGGGCGAATGCGCTATGAAATTAGTAATTTCGCAGTTCCAGGTCGTGAATCCATCCATAATCTAATCTATTGGGAAAATGACGGGTATGCTGGTGTTGGTGCGGGTGCGCATGGTTATATAGAGGGCATTCGTTATTCGAATATCGGACCACTTACAAAATATATGGATAAAATAGCATTAGGGGAAAGACCTGTCCAACAAACGCATGTCGTCACAGCAGTAGAAGCGATGGAAGAAGAAATGTTCCTTGGACTTCGTAAATCCAATGGCGTGTCTATTTCTTTATTCCACGAAAAGTTTGGCAAGTCGCTTGAAGAAGTTTATGGAGAAGCTTTACAATTGCTAATGGCAGATGGACTTGTTGAGCGTTTGGATGACGTGGTTAAGCTGACACAACGCGGGGTTTATAGAGGAAACGACGTGTTCCAACAATTTCTTAAATAA
- the hrcA gene encoding heat-inducible transcriptional repressor HrcA → MLTNRQLLILQLTVDDFIESAQPVGSRQLSKKPEAPFSPATIRNEMADLEEMGYLEKTHTSSGRVPSEKGYRFYVDHLLTREKLKTEDSIQLRSIFREKVVETEELIRKSATILSDLTNYTSILLGPDTSLHTVKRFSIVPLDDKTAVAIIVMDNGRVENRLFNVPEGFTASDIEKMVNILNERLVGTPLAHLQRMLVQETKTVLERHIHHTGELYSSFQRAIAIEPEERLYFGGKMNMMKQPEFNDIGKMKTFFEMIDKGMPAMRFFQEGLAGIHVRIGSENNHNAMEDYSVITATYSAGDNMAGSIAIIGPKRMDYARVITLLDLMSNDLSKELARLTIGGGTAGGKEH, encoded by the coding sequence ATGTTAACGAACAGACAATTGCTTATATTGCAACTGACGGTTGACGATTTCATCGAGTCCGCACAACCTGTCGGATCGAGGCAGCTATCCAAAAAGCCAGAAGCTCCGTTTAGTCCGGCGACTATACGTAACGAAATGGCTGATTTGGAGGAGATGGGCTATCTTGAAAAGACCCATACTTCGTCCGGTAGAGTACCTTCCGAAAAAGGATACCGATTTTATGTCGATCATTTATTGACAAGAGAAAAACTAAAAACCGAAGACAGTATTCAATTGCGTTCCATTTTTCGAGAGAAGGTTGTGGAAACAGAGGAGTTAATCAGAAAATCGGCAACGATTCTTTCTGATTTGACGAATTATACATCGATTCTTCTTGGACCAGATACGTCGTTGCATACCGTGAAACGTTTTTCCATCGTTCCTCTAGATGATAAGACGGCCGTTGCCATTATTGTCATGGATAATGGGCGAGTGGAGAACAGATTATTCAATGTGCCGGAAGGATTTACAGCATCTGATATCGAAAAAATGGTCAATATCTTAAATGAGCGCCTTGTCGGTACGCCGCTTGCGCATCTCCAAAGGATGTTAGTCCAGGAAACGAAAACAGTGTTGGAACGTCATATTCATCATACTGGGGAATTATATTCCTCGTTTCAACGGGCAATTGCAATTGAGCCGGAAGAGCGCCTCTATTTTGGTGGTAAAATGAATATGATGAAGCAGCCCGAATTTAATGACATTGGGAAAATGAAGACATTTTTCGAAATGATAGACAAAGGTATGCCGGCTATGCGGTTTTTCCAAGAAGGGCTTGCCGGGATTCATGTACGTATTGGTTCGGAAAATAATCATAATGCGATGGAAGATTACAGTGTTATTACGGCAACCTATTCGGCGGGAGACAATATGGCGGGATCGATTGCCATCATTGGACCTAAACGAATGGATTATGCACGGGTCATCACATTACTCGATCTGATGAGCAATGATTTGTCTAAGGAACTAGCGAGGCTGACAATCGGTGGCGGAACAGCAGGAGGGAAAGAACATTGA
- a CDS encoding DinB family protein — protein MLHAKDVLSDQLLANANDPSWYVPFFDSVENLSEDQAFWKPNEDSNSIAEIVWHLLYWNQTWQTRYGKSHVNAVPALENNNESFVIPKGYTFIELKKQLLEVLLHWQELLTENKVESKVNGFSEPVKWWEILANITTHNAYHIGQIIYIRKLQNSWGIDEEVSKR, from the coding sequence ATGTTGCATGCCAAAGATGTTTTGTCTGACCAATTGTTAGCAAATGCTAATGACCCTAGCTGGTATGTTCCTTTTTTTGATTCGGTGGAAAATTTGTCTGAGGATCAAGCATTTTGGAAGCCGAATGAAGATAGTAATAGCATCGCTGAAATTGTTTGGCATCTTTTATATTGGAATCAAACATGGCAAACGAGGTACGGAAAGTCTCATGTCAATGCTGTTCCGGCCTTAGAAAATAATAATGAAAGCTTTGTGATCCCTAAAGGCTATACGTTTATCGAACTGAAAAAACAACTTTTAGAGGTACTGTTACATTGGCAAGAATTATTAACTGAAAATAAAGTTGAAAGTAAAGTTAATGGTTTTTCTGAACCTGTGAAGTGGTGGGAGATACTCGCAAATATTACAACCCATAACGCATATCACATTGGTCAAATTATTTATATTCGTAAGTTGCAAAATAGCTGGGGAATAGATGAAGAAGTAAGCAAAAGGTGA
- the grpE gene encoding nucleotide exchange factor GrpE yields MTEVKDEFVEENAVIEEAEGTSEDNVIEEMSEVDNSEQSVIEGLQAQLQEEENKRLRLLADYDNFKRRVSLDQESMQKYRAQNVVTNLLPVLDNFARALSVEAKTEEVQSIMTGMEMIYRTLITALETEGLVEIDTVDQEFDPNFHQAIMTGADDTKPSGVILEEMQKGYLLKDRVLRPSMVKVNE; encoded by the coding sequence TTGACTGAAGTTAAAGATGAGTTTGTAGAAGAAAATGCGGTAATAGAAGAAGCAGAAGGTACAAGTGAAGACAATGTAATTGAAGAAATGAGCGAAGTTGACAACAGTGAGCAAAGTGTCATTGAAGGATTGCAGGCACAGCTACAGGAAGAAGAGAATAAGCGGCTTAGATTGCTTGCCGATTATGATAATTTTAAAAGAAGAGTGTCACTTGACCAGGAATCGATGCAGAAATATCGTGCGCAGAACGTTGTGACGAACCTTCTTCCTGTGCTCGATAACTTTGCACGTGCACTTTCTGTTGAAGCAAAAACTGAGGAAGTGCAGTCGATTATGACAGGCATGGAAATGATTTATCGTACATTAATCACTGCACTTGAAACAGAAGGACTTGTTGAGATTGACACAGTGGACCAGGAGTTCGATCCTAATTTCCACCAAGCGATTATGACAGGCGCAGATGACACAAAGCCTTCAGGAGTTATTCTTGAAGAAATGCAAAAAGGGTATTTATTGAAAGATCGTGTCCTTCGACCTTCAATGGTTAAAGTGAACGAATAA